Proteins co-encoded in one Epinephelus moara isolate mb chromosome 11, YSFRI_EMoa_1.0, whole genome shotgun sequence genomic window:
- the nck1b gene encoding cytoplasmic protein NCK1 isoform X2 has protein sequence MDMANLFKHFFRIGKVKSRKGGMRDTASNADTDMYADNGERLYDLNLPALVKFSYTPEREDELSLVKGTRVVVMEKCSDGWWRGSYNGRSGWFPSNYVTEDVDLTAGGGGMGGVGDSAGSLTEKLAAVMNSTTNGNRVLHTVQALYPFSSGNDEELNFEKGEVMEVVEKPENDPEWWKCRKVDGQLGLVPKNYVTVLDSTSHKPAAGPAGPPTPDCDYISPSGSGRFAGKEWYYGKVTRHQAEVALNQRGIEGDFLIRDSESSPNDFSISLKAQSKNKHFKVQLKENLYCIGQRKFNSMEELVEHYKKAPIFTSEQGDKLYLIKALAAS, from the exons gAATTGGGAAGGTGAAGAGCAGAAAGGGGGGGATGAGAGACACAGCCTCCAACGCAGACACAGACATGTATGCAGATAATGGCGAACGCCTGTACGACCTTAACCTGCCTGCCCTGGTCAAGTTCAGCTACACACCAGAGCGTGAGGACGAGCTGTCTCTGGTGAAAGGCACGCGGGTGGTGGTGATGGAGAAGTGCAGCGATGGCTGGTGGCGCGGCAGCTACAACGGACGGTCTGGCTGGTTTCCGTCCAACTACGTGACAGAGGACGTGGATCTGACGGCGGGGGGAGGGGGCATGGGCGGAGTCGGAGATTCAGCCGGATCGCTAACGGAGAAGCTGGCGGCTGTAATGAACAGCACCACGAACGGGAACAGAGTGCTACACACTGTTCAGGCGCTCTACCCTTTCAGCTCCGGCAACGACGAGGAGCTGAACTTTGAGAAGGGCGAGGTGATGGAGGTGGTGGAAAAGCCTGAGAACGACCCAGAGTGGTGGAAGTGTCGCAAAGTGGACGGACAGCTGGGCTTGGTGCCTAAAAACTACGTCACCGTGCTGGACTCCACCTCCCATAAACCCGCAGCAGGGCCTGCCGGGCCACCCACACCTGACTGTGACTACATCTCGCCCTCAGGCAGTGGGCGCTTCGCGGGGAAGGAGTGGTACTATGGAAAGGTGACGCGCCACCAGGCGGAGGTGGCCCTCAACCAGAGAGGCATAGAGGGGGACTTCCTCATTCGAGACAGCGAGTCATCG CCAAACGACTTCTCTATCTCCCTGAAGGCGCAGAGCAAGAACAAGCATTTCAAAGTGCAGCTGAAGGAAAACCTTTACTGCATTGGACAGCGCAAGTTCAACTCTATGGAAGAGCTTGTTGAACACTACAAAAAGGCCCCCATCTTCACCAGTGAGCAGGGAGACAAACTGTACCTGATCAAGGCCCTGGCCGCCTCCTGA